A window of Strigops habroptila isolate Jane chromosome 5, bStrHab1.2.pri, whole genome shotgun sequence contains these coding sequences:
- the EN1 gene encoding homeobox protein engrailed-1: MEEPPEGHGHRDAAPGPASSGSGSDGESVPVSPSPAPASPAAPCPLPLPRRRHPPPPPPPPPPPPHRTTNFFIDNILRPDFGCKKEPPAPAGGGGGSRERDGDRGQSSGRENVNPLLARPPNPPSLLCPDSNCRPDGPAPPPPPAAAKASPAAATAAAAASGTVKPPADGGETHPAKYGEHGSPAILLMGSNNGGPVIKPDSQQPLVWPAWVYCTRYSDRPSSGPRTRKLKKKKTEKEDKRPRTAFTAEQLQRLKAEFQANRYITEQRRQSLAQELSLNESQIKIWFQNKRAKIKKATGIKNGLALHLMAQGLYNHSTTTVQDKEESE; encoded by the exons GGCGCCTGGCCCGGCGagcagcggcagcggcagcgATGGCGAGAGCGTGCCCGTGTCCCCGAGCCCCGCGCCCGCCTCCCCCGCCGCGCCCTgccccctgcccctgccccgccgccgccacccgcCGCCAcccccaccgccgccgccgccgccgccccacCGCACCACCAACTTCTTCATCGACAACATCCTGAGGCCGGACTTCGGCTGCAAGAAGGAGCCGCCCGCGCCGGCCGGCGGCGGAGGAGGCAGCCGGGAGCGGGACGGAGACCGGGGGCAGAGCTCAGGTAGAGAAAACGTCAACCCGCTGCTGGCCCGGCCGCCCAACCCgccctccctcctctgcccGGACTCGAACTGCCGTCCCGacggccccgcgccgccgccgccgcccgccgccgccaaagccagccccgccgcggcgacagcggcggcggcggcgtcGGGGACGGTCAAGCCCCCCGCTGACGGGGGCGAGACTCACCCGGCGAAGTACGGGGAGCACGGCAGCCCCGCCATCCTCCTCATGGGCTCTAATAATGGAGGACCTGTTATAAAGCCTGACTCGCAACAGCCGCTGGTGTGGCCGGCCTGGGTCTACTGCACTAGGTATTCAGACAGACCGTCCTCGG GCCCCCGCACCAGGAAGCTTAAGAAGAAGAAGACGGAGAAGGAGGACAAGCGGCCGCGGACGGCGTTCACGGCCGAGCAGCTGCAGCGACTGAAGGCGGAGTTCCAGGCGAACCGGTACATCACGGAGCAGCGGCGGCAGAGCCTGGCCCAGGAGCTCAGCCTCAACGAGTCACAGATCAAGATCTGGTTCCAGAACAAACGAGCCAAGATCAAGAAAGCGACGGGCATCAAGAACGGGCTGGCGCTGCACCTCATGGCCCAGGGACTCTACAACCACTCCACCACTACCGTGCAGGACAAAGAGGAGAGCGAATGA